The following are encoded together in the Thiobacillus sp. SCUT-2 genome:
- a CDS encoding calcium-binding protein, whose product MATIIDYALMAGASYIDTRLPINRFPIPTGWNLVSRNPQDNTSGFEAATFGNGTTIATSTEIVISYAGTYEKDLTGDIAADIGLGAGTGSVQLLQAADYYLQVKAANPGAQITLTGHSLGGGLAALIGVFFGETAVTFDQAPFAQTALFQAQSLLNYLSAEKAASGAPLYTAAQLSGLTNFITQQQANGGIPNSGLISNIRVDGEFLSEAPLSTLSPIGTPATLLKHGPTSLSGTELHSIALLSAFLQSQQTAATGKALNDVTYKLTDLLAMLFDKNLFTTDTDPNTNKENLLERLIQHEAGVRDPATGTTTLPADQMVDRLTRDLWKLAQDSGMTLKDGNSNSTWVSRALGAFAMQKYYEETQSSAGYKKELFTDLATEGGSGGIRFDMADVSGKFADALSRNATLNLTDAKGFDLYLKYFFDNNLDVNDVNFTAAEDQLILSQLPSLRDWFVQAGVNGMTAADTLNRGDFMLGGAGADSLSGGDKSDLLVGNAGDDVLKGGKGNDTLIGGTGNDTYFLNPGDGFDTILDRDGVGAIKFVAVEAKGSAGLTDPTKWKQLSVDTWADAQNNIVYSKSLVNGATRLLIHKGDTNVLVKGWADGELGITLGAGAPFAPPPTLLTGTATGNYLNATDTGSRKVDGQAGKDMIWGASAADQLYGGDGDDWIMGNLGADHIEGGIGNDYITGLGDGAEVKGGDGNDIVSAASAEYLTIGGLRSGVIPGITEDIIWTDVSQHWTAGYNVQQLNADGSLDFQVGGGVAINTVFSGASALGGGWTYQFSVVGGVFQLKYTHPTLAPNGEAPATSLVHGITSGYVLAGGVYLSGEAGADFLVGNNGDDVLGGGTGDDILIGEAGHDVLLGGDQNDSLFGEAGNDVLEGGAGADELYGGLGEDILDGGAGVDQLVGGAGNDTYLNVTGEDVINDTEGHDTIVLATATGLGAGGLSVVNTGDQGQYRQLNVALDNGETLKLDDAFYGTSAAIQFANGDVLDLETLVGTQFATPLYLGLGNEGGRLYGGAGADILNGGSGDDILTGHLGNDTLQGGYGNDVYLVSRGDGQETIFEEGGNADILRFDESIRPEDIKPIRWYGWDYWGNVEDSLRLEWLNTDGPSPKTEYVHIKNYFVSVDDSRRVDRIEFSNKTVWTYADIQALLLAPTNGHDLLEGFAGADVIDGLDGPDSINGKAGDDVLQGGAGDDDVQGGLGNDTLRGGAGNDRLLGYAAWLDDTSATNNDPGDDVLYGGAGNDLMFGGQGNDVYLFGRGDEFDQIGETANAAGGGMDTLRLDAGVLPGNVTLHRTLNDLVLVIDGGRDQVRMANYFRTDMGDVQIERIEFDGGMGPVWTAVDIASQVEYGVQNSITGSAGNDTFIVDHELDSITEAADSGIDTVLASRSYSLANNIENLTLTGFLHINAVGNALNNVLTGNSGNNTLDGQDGMDTAFGGGGNDWYVNVEQVVENVDDGIDTWYKPSGGTLPDNVENLFMGKYGPNWTPPGYSGIGYSYSYSPGTAIGNDLDNILVSPGNGSYGNVLDGRGGADTMVVNGSDRVTVYVDNPGDKIVSVSKGPYEIRSAIDYALADPQRYTSNNQYIADSVANRLVLIGTGAIGGTGNAIDNLMVGAQNPSSNTLAGGAGNDTYVIGLNDRTVEVAGEGNDRAYLYLDASDSGREIHIAELGTHDIESYVLAGDANNILLYGDAGDNELGAKGSAYGNYGTKLFGGEGGDRLLGGAQEDVLDGEAGADTMQGGAGNDVYFVDDAGDQVIESLTNYYSYFDAWDEQPSYSWVGKGGGLDTVHSSVTYSLSANVENLTLDGNNAINGMGNNLANVLTGNGAANVLDGGLGADTLVGGLDNDTYVVDDQGDVVSETSTLSTEIDTVQSSITYTLGFNVENLTLTGTADLEGTGNALANVLRGNGGYNVLWGLDGGDTIYAGDGDEAYGGTGNDTLISENVAGWNSLYGEAGDDILWGGSYSGYFEGGLGNDTIIGGSGMNVIWGDDQVFGGEGGNDTITGGNDYDYVMAGAGDDLVYGNGGGDNLAGNQGNDRLFGGSGNDFLNGGKGIDTLIGGTGDDTYTVDNGSDIVTENAGEGIDLVQALTTYTLGSNVEHLTLMNSSVIDGTGNELNNILTGNGASNTLKGGAGDDILKGGPSGAPTSTTISSLVIYARGTPVLDVYPAMQVYVDGILIQAFSVDAADYAAYTVDPAKLGMAAGKVDVVFANDAWRPDIGQDRNLYVQKIEVNDQSMNATDNGVLMDVGSGSLALDGINVRLGQETLASSGSLRFILGDNDMLDGGVGADQMSGGSGNDSYTVDNLGDVLTERPNEGVDTVRSSISYTLGENLENLGLLGTAALDGTGNSLNNLLMGNAGNNVLHGDAGADTLIGYAGNDRLDGGTGNDFLYGGQGNDTYVIDSTGDSPSENVNEGWDTVESSISYTLGANVESLTLTGISAINGTGNDLDNNLVGNGATNVLSTGAGNDYLDGGAGADTMIGGAGDDDYVVDNAGDVVVENAAGGSDSVELYLDGNYVLGTDIEFAYRYGNGNWTTTGNASDNYLYGSRGSDTLIGLAGNDLLWGDAGADSLIGGEGNDRYYVDNAGDIVTENAAEGVDMVYVFGSVAYTLAANVENGYRTFWAGNLMGNDLNNMLSGSYGADILDGGAGDDTLNGWGGDDTLIGERGNDIYTVGRGSGVDRVVENDATLGNTDVAKFMSGVSADQIWFQQVGNDLEAGIIGTTDKLVINDWYLGSDHHVEQFQTTDGAQTLLDGNVQNLVNAMASFAPPAAGQTTLPADYQASLAPLIAANWQ is encoded by the coding sequence TCTCCTACGCCGGCACCTACGAAAAAGACCTCACCGGAGACATTGCGGCCGACATCGGCCTCGGCGCGGGCACCGGCTCCGTCCAGCTTTTACAAGCCGCCGACTACTACCTGCAAGTCAAGGCCGCCAACCCTGGCGCCCAGATCACCCTGACCGGCCACAGCCTCGGCGGCGGGCTTGCCGCCTTGATCGGCGTCTTCTTCGGCGAGACTGCCGTCACCTTCGACCAGGCCCCGTTCGCCCAGACCGCCCTGTTTCAAGCGCAGTCCCTCCTGAATTACCTGTCCGCAGAAAAAGCCGCCAGCGGGGCGCCGCTCTACACTGCAGCCCAGTTGTCCGGCCTCACCAATTTCATCACCCAGCAGCAAGCCAACGGCGGCATCCCCAATTCGGGCCTCATCAGCAACATCCGCGTCGACGGCGAATTCCTCTCGGAAGCGCCGCTCAGCACCTTGAGTCCCATCGGCACCCCCGCCACATTGCTGAAACACGGGCCAACCAGCCTATCCGGAACTGAACTTCATTCCATAGCCTTGCTGAGCGCCTTCCTGCAAAGCCAGCAGACCGCAGCAACAGGAAAGGCATTGAACGACGTTACCTACAAACTCACTGACCTGCTGGCGATGCTGTTTGACAAGAATCTGTTTACGACTGACACAGATCCGAACACGAACAAGGAGAACCTCCTCGAACGCCTTATCCAACACGAAGCCGGCGTGCGCGACCCGGCAACGGGGACTACCACCCTTCCCGCCGACCAGATGGTGGACCGCCTCACCCGCGACCTGTGGAAACTCGCCCAGGACAGCGGCATGACCCTGAAAGACGGCAACTCGAATTCGACCTGGGTGAGTCGCGCCCTGGGCGCGTTCGCCATGCAAAAGTATTACGAAGAAACCCAGTCCAGCGCAGGCTACAAAAAGGAACTCTTCACCGACCTTGCCACCGAGGGCGGTTCAGGCGGCATCCGCTTCGACATGGCCGACGTCTCTGGAAAGTTTGCAGATGCCCTGAGCCGAAATGCAACACTCAACCTGACCGATGCCAAAGGCTTTGACCTTTACCTGAAGTATTTCTTCGACAACAACCTCGACGTAAACGATGTCAACTTCACCGCCGCAGAAGATCAGCTGATCCTGTCCCAACTGCCCTCCCTGCGCGACTGGTTCGTCCAGGCTGGAGTCAACGGCATGACCGCCGCCGACACCCTGAACCGCGGCGACTTCATGCTCGGCGGGGCAGGCGCCGACAGCCTCAGCGGCGGCGACAAGAGCGACCTCCTGGTCGGCAACGCCGGCGACGACGTGCTCAAGGGCGGCAAAGGCAACGACACCCTGATCGGCGGCACTGGCAACGACACCTACTTCCTCAACCCCGGCGACGGCTTCGACACCATACTCGACAGAGACGGGGTAGGCGCCATCAAGTTCGTCGCCGTCGAAGCGAAGGGAAGTGCTGGACTGACCGATCCCACAAAGTGGAAACAACTCAGCGTCGACACCTGGGCCGACGCCCAGAACAACATCGTTTACAGCAAAAGCCTCGTCAACGGCGCAACCCGACTCCTCATCCACAAAGGCGACACCAACGTCCTCGTCAAAGGCTGGGCCGATGGCGAACTGGGAATCACCCTGGGCGCAGGCGCGCCCTTTGCGCCCCCGCCCACCCTACTCACCGGCACCGCGACCGGCAACTACCTCAATGCGACGGACACCGGCTCGCGCAAAGTCGACGGTCAGGCCGGCAAGGACATGATCTGGGGCGCCAGTGCCGCCGACCAGCTTTACGGCGGCGACGGCGACGACTGGATCATGGGCAACCTCGGTGCCGATCACATCGAAGGCGGCATCGGCAACGACTACATTACCGGCCTGGGCGATGGCGCCGAAGTCAAAGGCGGCGACGGCAACGACATCGTCAGCGCCGCCAGCGCCGAATACCTGACCATCGGCGGCCTACGATCCGGAGTGATCCCCGGCATCACCGAAGACATCATCTGGACCGACGTCAGCCAGCACTGGACCGCGGGCTACAACGTGCAGCAGCTGAACGCAGACGGCAGCCTGGATTTTCAGGTGGGCGGCGGCGTTGCGATCAATACCGTATTTTCAGGGGCATCGGCGCTGGGCGGCGGCTGGACCTATCAGTTCAGCGTCGTGGGCGGCGTCTTCCAGCTCAAGTACACCCACCCCACCCTGGCGCCCAACGGCGAAGCGCCTGCAACGAGCCTGGTCCACGGAATCACCTCGGGCTACGTACTTGCCGGCGGCGTGTATCTGTCTGGCGAGGCGGGTGCCGATTTTCTGGTAGGCAACAACGGCGACGACGTGTTGGGCGGCGGCACGGGCGACGACATTCTGATCGGCGAAGCCGGACACGACGTCCTGCTGGGCGGCGACCAGAACGACAGCCTGTTCGGCGAAGCCGGCAACGACGTGCTGGAAGGCGGCGCGGGTGCGGACGAACTGTATGGCGGCCTGGGCGAGGATATTCTGGATGGCGGTGCGGGCGTTGACCAGCTCGTCGGCGGCGCGGGCAACGACACCTATCTCAACGTCACTGGCGAAGACGTCATCAACGATACCGAAGGCCATGACACTATTGTGCTGGCGACGGCGACCGGTCTGGGGGCGGGCGGTTTGTCGGTCGTCAATACCGGCGACCAGGGGCAGTACAGGCAACTCAATGTTGCGTTGGACAACGGCGAGACGTTGAAGCTTGATGATGCTTTCTATGGCACCAGCGCAGCGATCCAGTTTGCAAATGGTGACGTATTGGATTTGGAAACGCTGGTTGGGACGCAGTTTGCGACGCCCCTCTATCTTGGGCTAGGTAATGAGGGAGGGCGGCTATATGGGGGCGCAGGGGCAGATATTCTCAATGGGGGTTCAGGCGACGATATCCTCACCGGGCATTTGGGAAATGACACGCTTCAAGGCGGCTATGGGAATGATGTTTATCTCGTTTCGCGGGGCGATGGGCAGGAAACGATCTTTGAAGAAGGTGGAAATGCCGACATTTTGCGATTCGATGAATCTATTCGGCCTGAGGATATCAAGCCGATTCGCTGGTATGGATGGGATTACTGGGGGAATGTCGAGGATAGCCTGCGCCTGGAATGGCTGAACACAGACGGTCCCTCACCGAAGACTGAATATGTCCACATCAAGAATTACTTCGTGTCGGTGGACGATAGTCGTCGAGTGGACCGAATCGAATTCTCCAATAAAACAGTGTGGACGTATGCCGATATTCAGGCGCTGTTGCTTGCCCCAACCAACGGACACGATCTATTGGAAGGTTTTGCCGGGGCGGATGTGATCGATGGCCTGGATGGGCCAGATAGCATCAATGGCAAAGCGGGCGACGATGTTTTGCAGGGAGGGGCCGGCGATGATGATGTGCAGGGCGGATTAGGCAACGACACGCTTCGAGGGGGGGCGGGAAATGATCGTCTGCTGGGCTACGCTGCGTGGCTTGATGATACTTCTGCCACGAATAATGATCCGGGTGACGATGTATTGTATGGCGGCGCCGGGAATGACCTCATGTTTGGGGGGCAAGGCAACGATGTTTATCTGTTTGGTCGCGGGGACGAATTCGATCAGATAGGCGAAACGGCCAATGCTGCAGGTGGCGGAATGGATACGCTGAGGCTCGATGCGGGCGTGCTGCCCGGAAATGTCACATTGCATCGCACGCTTAACGATCTGGTTCTGGTGATCGATGGTGGCCGGGATCAAGTCAGGATGGCAAATTATTTCCGGACAGATATGGGAGATGTCCAGATCGAGCGTATTGAGTTCGATGGAGGCATGGGGCCGGTATGGACCGCAGTGGATATTGCCAGCCAAGTGGAATATGGCGTTCAGAACAGCATTACCGGCTCAGCCGGCAATGACACGTTCATCGTTGATCATGAGTTGGATTCCATCACGGAGGCGGCCGATTCCGGAATAGATACGGTACTGGCATCCAGGTCTTACTCCCTGGCAAACAATATTGAGAATCTGACTTTGACTGGTTTCTTGCACATCAATGCGGTGGGGAACGCGCTAAACAATGTGCTGACCGGAAATTCCGGCAACAACACACTAGATGGCCAGGACGGTATGGATACCGCTTTTGGGGGGGGCGGGAACGATTGGTACGTCAATGTCGAGCAAGTAGTCGAGAATGTCGACGATGGGATAGATACTTGGTACAAACCAAGCGGTGGGACGCTCCCGGACAACGTAGAGAACTTGTTTATGGGCAAGTATGGCCCAAACTGGACGCCCCCCGGATACAGCGGCATCGGTTATAGCTACAGCTATTCCCCGGGCACGGCTATTGGTAACGATCTGGACAATATTCTAGTCAGCCCCGGTAACGGCTCCTACGGAAATGTGCTCGATGGAAGGGGAGGGGCTGACACAATGGTAGTGAACGGCTCGGATCGGGTGACGGTTTATGTGGACAATCCCGGTGACAAGATTGTGAGTGTCTCGAAAGGTCCTTATGAAATCAGAAGCGCCATTGATTATGCGTTGGCCGATCCACAACGCTACACGTCGAATAACCAGTACATTGCTGACAGTGTCGCAAATCGCCTGGTCCTGATTGGAACCGGCGCGATTGGCGGCACGGGCAACGCGATCGATAACTTGATGGTCGGCGCGCAGAACCCTTCGTCTAACACACTTGCGGGGGGTGCGGGAAACGATACGTATGTAATCGGTTTGAACGATCGTACTGTCGAAGTTGCCGGAGAGGGTAACGACAGGGCTTATCTATATCTGGATGCATCCGATTCTGGTCGTGAAATTCATATCGCCGAACTCGGCACGCATGACATCGAGAGTTATGTGCTTGCTGGGGATGCTAATAACATCTTGCTGTACGGCGACGCAGGCGACAATGAACTTGGCGCTAAGGGAAGCGCTTACGGCAATTACGGCACTAAGTTGTTTGGTGGTGAAGGTGGCGACCGACTGCTTGGGGGCGCTCAGGAAGACGTGCTGGATGGTGAAGCTGGTGCCGATACCATGCAGGGCGGGGCGGGGAACGATGTTTACTTTGTTGACGACGCTGGCGATCAGGTCATCGAGTCCCTGACCAACTATTACAGCTATTTCGACGCGTGGGATGAGCAGCCTTCCTATAGCTGGGTTGGTAAAGGTGGCGGTTTGGACACAGTTCATTCCAGCGTGACATATTCTTTGAGCGCCAACGTCGAGAACCTCACCCTCGATGGCAACAATGCCATTAACGGCATGGGTAATAACCTGGCCAACGTACTGACAGGAAACGGTGCGGCCAACGTTCTGGATGGTGGCCTGGGCGCGGACACGCTGGTGGGTGGACTGGACAACGACACCTACGTAGTGGACGACCAAGGTGATGTCGTCAGCGAAACGTCTACCCTGTCGACCGAGATCGACACCGTTCAATCGTCGATTACCTATACCCTGGGTTTCAACGTCGAGAACCTTACCCTGACCGGTACCGCGGATCTGGAGGGTACTGGCAACGCGCTTGCCAACGTCCTGCGTGGCAACGGTGGCTACAACGTTCTGTGGGGCCTGGATGGCGGTGACACGATCTACGCAGGCGACGGGGACGAGGCGTATGGCGGTACGGGCAACGACACCCTGATATCAGAAAATGTCGCGGGCTGGAACTCCCTGTATGGCGAAGCAGGGGACGACATTTTGTGGGGCGGTTCGTATTCTGGCTACTTCGAAGGGGGGCTCGGCAACGACACGATCATCGGCGGCTCTGGTATGAACGTCATCTGGGGTGATGACCAGGTGTTCGGGGGCGAGGGCGGCAATGACACCATCACTGGCGGCAACGACTATGACTATGTCATGGCGGGTGCTGGCGACGACCTGGTCTACGGTAATGGCGGCGGTGACAACCTGGCTGGCAATCAAGGCAATGACAGGTTGTTTGGAGGCTCCGGCAATGACTTTCTGAACGGTGGGAAGGGCATCGACACTCTGATCGGCGGAACCGGTGATGACACCTACACAGTCGACAACGGGAGCGACATCGTCACGGAGAATGCGGGCGAGGGCATCGATCTTGTCCAGGCCTTGACCACTTACACGCTGGGTTCCAACGTCGAGCATCTGACCCTGATGAACAGCAGCGTCATCGACGGCACAGGCAACGAACTGAACAACATTCTGACCGGAAACGGTGCAAGCAATACGCTCAAGGGAGGTGCGGGCGACGATATCCTCAAGGGTGGCCCAAGCGGCGCGCCGACAAGCACGACCATAAGCAGCTTGGTGATCTACGCCCGCGGAACCCCCGTGCTGGATGTCTACCCTGCCATGCAGGTCTACGTTGATGGCATCCTGATTCAGGCGTTCAGCGTCGATGCTGCGGACTATGCTGCCTATACGGTTGATCCGGCCAAACTCGGCATGGCGGCGGGCAAGGTGGACGTGGTCTTTGCCAATGACGCATGGCGCCCGGATATTGGCCAGGACCGCAACCTCTATGTACAGAAGATCGAGGTCAACGATCAGTCCATGAACGCCACCGATAACGGCGTTCTCATGGACGTCGGAAGCGGTTCTCTGGCCCTGGATGGCATCAATGTGCGGTTGGGCCAGGAAACGCTGGCTTCCAGCGGTTCCCTGCGATTCATCTTGGGCGATAACGATATGCTCGATGGGGGGGTGGGGGCGGATCAGATGTCCGGCGGCAGCGGCAACGACAGCTATACGGTGGATAACCTGGGTGACGTCCTGACCGAAAGGCCGAACGAGGGCGTTGACACCGTTCGCAGCAGCATCAGTTATACCCTGGGCGAAAACCTGGAAAACCTGGGATTGCTTGGCACGGCTGCGCTCGATGGCACCGGCAACAGCCTGAACAATCTTCTGATGGGTAACGCCGGCAACAACGTTCTCCATGGCGACGCAGGGGCTGACACGCTGATCGGCTATGCGGGGAATGATCGACTCGATGGTGGGACGGGAAACGATTTCTTGTATGGTGGCCAAGGCAATGACACCTACGTTATCGATAGTACCGGTGATAGCCCTTCGGAAAACGTCAACGAAGGCTGGGATACGGTCGAGAGTTCGATCAGCTACACGCTGGGCGCCAACGTCGAAAGCCTCACGCTCACGGGCATTTCCGCCATCAATGGAACCGGCAACGATCTCGACAATAATCTTGTAGGAAACGGCGCGACTAACGTCCTTTCGACTGGAGCTGGCAACGATTATTTGGACGGAGGTGCCGGAGCAGACACCATGATTGGCGGAGCCGGCGACGACGATTACGTTGTCGACAACGCGGGTGACGTCGTTGTCGAAAATGCAGCCGGAGGCAGCGACAGTGTCGAACTGTATCTGGATGGGAATTACGTCCTCGGAACTGACATTGAATTTGCCTATCGGTATGGCAATGGCAACTGGACGACAACAGGCAACGCATCGGACAACTACCTTTACGGGAGCAGGGGCAGCGACACGCTGATCGGGCTGGCCGGAAATGACTTGCTGTGGGGTGACGCAGGCGCGGATTCGTTGATTGGTGGTGAAGGGAACGACAGGTATTACGTGGACAATGCCGGCGACATCGTCACGGAGAACGCGGCCGAAGGTGTGGACATGGTTTACGTCTTCGGATCGGTGGCGTACACGTTGGCAGCCAATGTTGAGAACGGTTACCGCACGTTCTGGGCCGGGAACCTCATGGGTAACGACCTGAACAACATGCTTTCGGGATCCTATGGTGCCGACATATTGGATGGTGGCGCAGGGGATGACACATTGAACGGTTGGGGTGGTGATGACACTCTGATTGGGGAACGGGGCAACGATATCTATACAGTTGGCCGTGGCTCCGGGGTTGATCGTGTAGTCGAGAACGACGCCACCCTTGGCAACACTGACGTGGCCAAGTTCATGTCGGGCGTAAGCGCAGACCAGATCTGGTTCCAGCAGGTAGGTAACGATCTGGAGGCAGGCATCATCGGAACGACCGACAAACTGGTGATCAATGATTGGTATCTGGGCTCCGATCATCATGTCGAGCAGTTCCAGACTACCGATGGGGCCCAGACGCTGCTCGACGGCAATGTGCAGAACCTGGTGAATGCCATGGCCAGCTTCGCGCCTCCGGCAGCCGGGCAAACCACTTTGCCTGCGGATTACCAGGCTAGCTTGGCTCCCCTGATCGCGGCCAACTGGCAGTAA